In Candidatus Eisenbacteria bacterium, the following are encoded in one genomic region:
- a CDS encoding DUF2961 domain-containing protein translates to MKDFIGRAFAAALLALFIGAGVAAGEEADVWAFLDADLSRLPEFSDSKSVLFSSTDRTGGNDDGFSGLYSRLRIDEKGEHVLAEMDGPGCVTRIWMTWPGRETRLRVYIDGAREPVLDAPLEALFSGRVPPFLDPFVGGAKENGGVNFSYIPIPFEKSIRITTVDGIRFYQIQAHRYPEGTAVRSFRLPYPEEDRRALTKAIEKLARLPREIDMEMPWTVERRPGDRLVEGTVEMAGRGKQAITQSCIFRSDEPGEIVELRVSYDGEGDDWRKVRLVAQWDRKPDEGTTPEGYTDFEGPVPVNVPLADLFGSAFEPVSMRSAGILSSGTTGVLRFPMPFRTARLFLLPARKGGSCRYKMLVRPLSEEEADRRMRFRAAFSDEIIREKNHPVADDVGQGCYIGTILSARGVRDASCLEGDERIVVDGDSVNALRGTGTEDYFNSGWYFARGEKSFPFHGVTFRSEEGAPRFSAFRLHLADRIDFRDSLSFDFEVGEWESGKGPIEIKNRPVYASIALAYAKALHRERVEMWGAYMAKQVAKERFLFDNKQWIDRMIVQPRYLIGVGGIGVKGFPGTDRRYRMFLDAPPHRCESGYADDFPWPPVQLNLPDHDFGEFFPGWNGRTLHPVFHGFCEKSPWESAVDFFCTIPISHWSLGVDAGYPSDAYDVSLVYTRAPELGVLRSWFGKTEILPPTSCASDLLEPVFISPPARTPLTGLGEALRLQVEPPKGDWEPYRIPIDSHARAYKESAEYKEWGEPETAGKLPLLALIHGILIRPIGGYADRWLVVGPFANVADSRFDHAYPPEEDYLLGMIRTDDVYAAADGSPIRWSTVRAAGNGYVDLRSSVGPGVHCLAYALTRVKSPRERDALVSLGSDDGVIVWANGEEVFRHQVLRGWEDDHDRFVIHLKEGWNAILVKVTQGIAGWGFSMRINDPDGELLYDPPE, encoded by the coding sequence ATGAAGGATTTCATCGGACGGGCATTCGCGGCGGCGCTTCTCGCCCTTTTTATCGGCGCCGGCGTGGCGGCGGGAGAGGAGGCGGACGTCTGGGCGTTCCTGGACGCCGATCTCTCCCGTCTCCCGGAGTTCTCCGACTCGAAAAGCGTCCTCTTCTCCAGCACCGACCGGACCGGCGGGAACGACGACGGTTTCAGCGGTCTCTACTCCCGCCTCAGGATCGACGAGAAGGGGGAACACGTTCTCGCCGAGATGGACGGACCCGGGTGCGTCACCCGTATATGGATGACCTGGCCCGGCCGGGAGACCCGCCTCCGGGTATACATCGACGGCGCGCGCGAGCCGGTCCTGGACGCGCCTCTGGAGGCGCTCTTCTCCGGACGCGTTCCCCCCTTCCTCGATCCCTTCGTCGGCGGCGCGAAGGAGAACGGCGGGGTGAACTTCTCCTACATCCCTATCCCCTTCGAGAAGAGCATTCGCATCACCACCGTCGATGGGATCCGCTTTTACCAGATCCAGGCGCACCGCTATCCCGAGGGGACGGCGGTCCGTTCCTTCCGCCTCCCCTATCCGGAGGAGGACCGGCGGGCGCTCACCAAGGCGATCGAGAAGCTCGCCCGCCTTCCGCGCGAGATCGACATGGAGATGCCTTGGACGGTGGAACGCCGACCTGGCGACCGTCTGGTGGAGGGGACGGTGGAGATGGCGGGCCGAGGGAAACAGGCCATCACGCAGAGCTGTATCTTCCGATCCGATGAGCCTGGGGAGATCGTGGAACTACGCGTCTCCTATGATGGGGAGGGCGACGACTGGAGGAAGGTCCGTCTCGTCGCCCAGTGGGACCGCAAACCGGACGAGGGGACAACCCCTGAGGGATACACGGACTTCGAGGGTCCGGTCCCGGTGAACGTCCCACTCGCCGATCTCTTCGGCAGCGCCTTCGAGCCGGTGTCGATGCGCTCCGCCGGCATCCTCTCCTCCGGGACGACCGGCGTTCTCCGTTTTCCCATGCCTTTCCGCACCGCCCGTCTCTTCTTGCTCCCGGCCCGAAAAGGAGGGAGCTGCCGCTACAAGATGCTCGTCCGTCCCCTCTCGGAGGAGGAGGCGGATCGGCGGATGCGTTTTCGCGCGGCCTTTTCGGATGAGATCATTCGAGAAAAGAACCATCCCGTGGCGGACGACGTCGGGCAAGGGTGTTACATCGGCACTATCCTGAGCGCCCGGGGCGTACGGGACGCCTCCTGCCTCGAGGGGGATGAACGGATCGTCGTGGACGGCGACTCGGTGAACGCTCTCCGCGGTACAGGCACGGAGGACTACTTCAACTCCGGGTGGTATTTCGCGCGCGGCGAAAAGAGCTTCCCCTTCCACGGCGTCACCTTCCGGAGCGAGGAGGGCGCCCCCCGCTTCTCCGCCTTCCGCCTCCACCTCGCCGACAGGATCGACTTCCGCGATTCCCTCTCCTTCGACTTCGAGGTGGGGGAGTGGGAGAGCGGGAAGGGACCGATCGAAATCAAGAACAGGCCGGTCTATGCATCCATCGCGCTTGCTTACGCAAAGGCTCTCCACCGGGAGAGGGTAGAAATGTGGGGGGCCTACATGGCCAAACAAGTCGCGAAGGAACGGTTCTTATTCGATAATAAACAATGGATCGACAGGATGATCGTGCAGCCGCGCTATCTGATTGGTGTCGGGGGGATCGGGGTAAAAGGTTTCCCCGGAACGGACAGACGCTATCGGATGTTCTTAGATGCGCCGCCTCATAGATGTGAATCGGGATATGCGGACGACTTTCCTTGGCCGCCGGTGCAACTGAATCTTCCGGACCATGATTTCGGAGAGTTTTTTCCTGGTTGGAATGGGCGGACTCTCCACCCGGTCTTTCATGGCTTCTGCGAAAAGTCCCCGTGGGAGTCCGCCGTAGACTTCTTCTGTACGATTCCCATCTCGCATTGGTCATTAGGTGTCGATGCGGGATATCCATCTGACGCCTACGATGTATCTCTTGTTTACACCCGAGCACCCGAGTTGGGTGTCCTGCGGTCTTGGTTCGGAAAGACGGAGATCCTCCCGCCGACCTCCTGCGCGTCCGATTTACTCGAGCCGGTGTTCATCTCGCCGCCGGCGCGAACACCTTTGACAGGACTCGGTGAGGCGCTCCGACTCCAGGTCGAACCTCCGAAAGGAGATTGGGAGCCCTATCGGATTCCCATCGATTCACATGCGCGCGCATACAAGGAGAGTGCCGAATACAAGGAGTGGGGGGAACCAGAAACCGCGGGCAAACTCCCCCTCCTCGCCCTCATCCACGGCATTCTGATCCGCCCGATCGGCGGGTACGCGGACCGCTGGCTGGTGGTCGGACCCTTCGCCAATGTCGCCGATTCGCGTTTCGATCACGCCTACCCGCCGGAGGAGGACTACCTCCTCGGGATGATCCGCACCGATGACGTCTACGCCGCCGCAGACGGGAGCCCCATCCGTTGGTCGACGGTCCGCGCCGCGGGGAACGGCTATGTCGACCTTCGCTCTTCCGTCGGTCCCGGCGTGCACTGCCTCGCCTACGCCCTTACCCGCGTGAAAAGTCCCCGCGAGAGGGACGCCCTCGTCTCCCTCGGCTCCGACGACGGGGTGATCGTCTGGGCGAATGGCGAGGAGGTCTTCCGGCATCAGGTGCTCCGCGGATGGGAGGACGACCACGACCGCTTCGTGATCCATCTGAAAGAAGGGTGGAACGCGATTCTGGTGAAGGTGACCCAGGGGATCGCCGGGTGGGGATTCTCCATGCGGATCAACGACCCCGACGGCGAACTCCTCTACGACCCGCCGGAGTAG
- a CDS encoding glycogen debranching enzyme family protein — MEIRGNEIERMGGAEWVVANGTGGFALGTVSGERMRGYHGLLIAALRPPLGRMMLVPGVRETVVAGGAQFPLYTNRYGDGRSEPGGNRRIERFRMEEGLPVWTFRAGGALVEKRIGLVRDAAAAFVRWTLIEGDGIDLEIRVLVAHRGYHDVSSGTERAPRMETGPDRLLVTFDDAAPPLAILAPRASSVEDNVEWERDLHLAVEEYRGLPCREDIPSVGPIRFRIERGGRADLILSAEERVDADVDGAIRAIRDHDRDLMERGASLIVSAGERAEEIRALLRAADSFLARRPTPDDPDGKTVIAGYPWFTDWGRDTMIALPGLALATGRPEIAASILRVFARHVDAGMIPNRFPDKGERPEYNTIDATLWFFEAARAYVEATGDDALLAELFPVLGEIVDRHVYGTRHGIGVDHADGLLAGGEPGVQLTWMDAKAGDWVVTPRIGKPVEINALWVNALRSMEGFAERLGGDGEGFARLAEEAERSFEKFWNEETGCLFDLIDGPEGNDPSVRPNQIFAASLRYSPLSPDWRRAVVDAVERDLLTPYGLRSLAPDHPEYRPRYGGDRVARDGAYHQGTVWSWLIGPFVEAHLKAHGDKKKARAFLDPLLDYVGGRGLGTVAEIFDGDPPHEPRGCPAQAWSVAEVLRAWMLTR; from the coding sequence ATGGAGATCCGCGGAAACGAGATCGAACGGATGGGCGGCGCGGAGTGGGTCGTCGCGAACGGGACCGGCGGCTTCGCGCTGGGGACCGTGTCGGGTGAACGGATGCGCGGCTACCACGGGCTTCTCATCGCCGCGCTCCGTCCCCCTCTCGGAAGAATGATGCTCGTCCCCGGCGTGCGCGAGACGGTCGTCGCGGGGGGCGCGCAGTTCCCTTTATACACCAATCGATACGGCGACGGCCGATCGGAGCCGGGCGGTAACCGGCGGATCGAGCGTTTCCGCATGGAAGAAGGGCTGCCGGTTTGGACCTTCCGCGCCGGCGGCGCGCTCGTCGAGAAGAGGATCGGGCTCGTGAGGGACGCCGCGGCGGCTTTCGTCCGATGGACGCTGATCGAGGGGGACGGGATCGACCTGGAGATCCGCGTCCTCGTCGCTCACAGGGGCTATCACGACGTTTCGAGCGGGACGGAGCGGGCGCCGCGCATGGAGACCGGGCCGGACCGTCTGCTCGTCACTTTCGACGACGCCGCGCCCCCCCTCGCGATCCTCGCCCCCCGCGCGTCGTCGGTGGAGGACAATGTGGAGTGGGAGCGGGACCTCCACCTCGCCGTCGAGGAGTACCGTGGCCTCCCCTGCCGGGAGGACATCCCCTCGGTCGGACCGATCCGTTTCCGCATAGAGAGAGGGGGGCGCGCCGATCTGATTCTGAGCGCGGAGGAGCGAGTCGACGCGGACGTGGACGGGGCGATTCGAGCGATCCGCGACCACGACCGCGATCTCATGGAACGGGGGGCGTCCCTGATCGTTTCGGCCGGCGAGCGCGCGGAAGAGATCCGCGCGCTTCTCCGCGCCGCCGATTCCTTTCTCGCGAGGCGTCCGACGCCGGACGATCCCGACGGGAAGACGGTGATCGCCGGATATCCCTGGTTCACCGACTGGGGACGGGACACCATGATCGCCCTCCCCGGCCTCGCCCTCGCGACGGGCCGCCCGGAGATCGCCGCGTCGATCCTCCGCGTCTTCGCCCGCCACGTGGATGCCGGGATGATCCCCAATCGTTTTCCCGACAAGGGGGAGAGGCCGGAGTACAACACCATCGACGCGACTCTCTGGTTTTTCGAGGCGGCGCGGGCCTATGTCGAGGCGACCGGCGACGACGCGCTCCTCGCGGAACTCTTTCCGGTGCTCGGGGAAATCGTGGACAGGCATGTCTATGGAACGCGCCACGGGATCGGCGTGGATCACGCCGACGGGCTCCTCGCGGGAGGCGAGCCGGGTGTGCAGCTCACCTGGATGGACGCCAAGGCGGGGGATTGGGTGGTGACGCCGCGGATCGGGAAACCGGTGGAGATCAACGCGCTCTGGGTGAACGCGCTCCGTTCGATGGAGGGGTTCGCGGAGAGGCTGGGCGGCGACGGCGAGGGATTCGCGCGTCTCGCGGAGGAGGCGGAGCGCTCTTTCGAAAAGTTTTGGAATGAAGAGACCGGATGCCTCTTCGACTTGATCGACGGGCCGGAGGGGAACGATCCGTCGGTCCGGCCGAATCAGATCTTCGCGGCGTCTCTCCGCTATTCGCCTCTATCGCCGGATTGGAGGCGCGCGGTGGTGGACGCGGTGGAGCGCGACCTCCTCACGCCGTACGGGCTCCGTTCCCTCGCGCCGGATCACCCGGAGTATCGGCCGCGCTACGGCGGGGACCGGGTCGCGCGGGACGGCGCGTACCATCAGGGGACGGTCTGGTCCTGGCTCATCGGTCCCTTCGTGGAGGCGCACCTGAAGGCTCACGGCGACAAGAAGAAAGCGCGGGCGTTCCTCGATCCATTGCTGGATTACGTCGGCGGGCGCGGGCTCGGAACGGTGGCGGAGATCTTCGACGGCGACCCTCCCCACGAACCGCGTGGCTGCCCGGCGCAGGCGTGGAGCGTGGCGGAGGTGCTCCGGGCGTGGATGCTGACTAGGTGA
- a CDS encoding bifunctional acetate--CoA ligase family protein/GNAT family N-acetyltransferase, translated as MNVHKLDPIFRPKRIAVVGVTENPMSVGGTVLRNLVGTGFRGVVYPVSAGAEAVQGIPCYPDLDALPKTPDLALIAAPAEQAPEWVRRAGERGVRGVIVLSAGFGEAGPEGKALEEELRLAAAAFPEMRMIGPNCLGIIVPELSLNATFAKGMPKEGKVAFVSQSGALCTSVLDWAIRENIGFSYFVSVGNMLDVEFGDLIDYFGEDEKTESIILYIESIKDARRFMTAARAFARTKPIVAYKAGRFPESAAAAASHTGALAAEDSVYDAAFERAGVARVFEIGEIFDVAELVGKHKVPAGPRLAIVTNAGGPGVMATDALLALDGRLAGLAGETMEKLNRALPPMWSRRNPVDVLGDARSKRYKKALEIVLADPGVDAALVILTPQAMTDPVRTARATAELSAESRKPILAAWLGGASMTEGIDILNRAGVATYSTPEQAVRAFMTLVGYARNLEILYETPRAIPVTFTVDRARIRERFESLLRGGETLGETASKTLLDAYGIPVSAPENAADPDEAAATAARIGYPVVLKILSPDITHKTDVGGVALGLRNEEDLRGAFDRLVRNAREKRPDARIEGVTVQRMFERGDGVEMILGLKRDPVFGSVILAGLGGVSAELFADRALGFPPLTERLARRMLEKLKAWPLLNGYRGRPKANTDRLIEVMLRLSYLAADFPEISELDVNPLLVTPEDAVALDARVILGAAAAPPDREYRHLALRPYPEEYVRTARLPEGAETTLRPIKPEDEPLWMEMLGSCSQESIYARFRYAFHWKSHDVAVRYCFIDYAREVAIVAEMEEEGGRRLAGVGRLIADPDGETVEYAILVTDAWQNRGLGALLTDHCLEIARSWGMRRMVAQTTSDNDRMIALFRKRGFAVRVDPESSLVEVSLDLG; from the coding sequence TTGAACGTGCACAAGCTCGACCCGATCTTCCGCCCCAAGCGGATCGCCGTGGTGGGCGTTACCGAGAACCCGATGAGCGTGGGGGGGACGGTGCTCCGCAACCTGGTGGGGACCGGCTTCCGCGGCGTGGTCTATCCGGTCAGCGCCGGCGCCGAGGCGGTCCAGGGGATCCCCTGCTATCCCGATCTCGACGCCCTCCCCAAAACGCCGGACCTCGCCCTCATCGCCGCGCCGGCGGAGCAGGCGCCGGAGTGGGTGCGCCGCGCGGGCGAACGCGGCGTTCGCGGCGTCATCGTCCTCTCCGCCGGTTTCGGCGAGGCGGGCCCGGAGGGGAAGGCGCTCGAGGAGGAACTGCGTCTCGCCGCCGCCGCCTTCCCCGAGATGCGGATGATCGGGCCGAACTGCCTCGGCATCATCGTTCCCGAACTCTCCCTGAACGCCACCTTCGCCAAGGGGATGCCCAAGGAGGGGAAGGTCGCCTTCGTCTCGCAGTCGGGCGCGCTCTGCACCAGCGTGCTCGACTGGGCGATCCGCGAGAACATCGGTTTCTCCTATTTCGTCTCCGTCGGGAACATGCTGGACGTGGAGTTCGGCGACCTGATCGATTACTTCGGCGAGGACGAGAAGACCGAGTCGATCATCCTTTACATCGAATCGATCAAGGACGCGCGCCGTTTCATGACCGCCGCGCGCGCCTTCGCCCGCACCAAGCCGATCGTGGCGTACAAGGCGGGGCGCTTCCCCGAGTCGGCGGCGGCGGCCGCTTCCCACACCGGCGCACTCGCCGCCGAGGACAGCGTGTACGACGCCGCCTTCGAGCGCGCCGGCGTCGCCCGTGTCTTCGAGATCGGGGAGATCTTCGACGTGGCGGAACTCGTGGGGAAGCACAAGGTCCCCGCGGGGCCGCGGCTCGCGATCGTCACCAACGCCGGCGGTCCCGGCGTGATGGCGACGGACGCCCTCCTCGCCCTGGACGGCCGCCTCGCCGGTCTCGCCGGCGAGACGATGGAGAAGCTCAACCGCGCCCTTCCGCCGATGTGGTCCCGCCGGAATCCGGTGGACGTCCTCGGCGACGCCCGCTCCAAGCGCTACAAGAAGGCGCTCGAAATCGTGCTCGCCGATCCGGGCGTCGACGCGGCGCTCGTCATCCTCACGCCCCAGGCGATGACCGATCCGGTACGCACCGCCCGGGCGACGGCGGAACTGAGCGCCGAGAGCCGCAAGCCGATCCTCGCCGCCTGGCTCGGCGGCGCCTCCATGACCGAGGGGATCGATATTCTGAACCGCGCGGGGGTCGCCACCTACTCCACGCCGGAGCAGGCGGTGCGCGCCTTCATGACCCTGGTCGGCTACGCCCGTAACCTCGAGATCCTCTACGAGACGCCGCGGGCGATTCCGGTCACCTTCACCGTCGACCGGGCGCGGATCCGGGAGCGCTTCGAATCGCTTTTGCGCGGCGGTGAGACCCTCGGCGAAACCGCCTCGAAGACGCTTCTCGACGCCTACGGCATCCCCGTTTCGGCGCCGGAGAACGCGGCGGACCCGGACGAGGCGGCGGCGACGGCGGCGCGGATCGGCTATCCGGTGGTGCTCAAGATCCTCTCGCCGGACATCACCCACAAGACCGACGTGGGAGGGGTGGCGCTCGGCCTCCGGAACGAGGAGGACCTGCGCGGCGCGTTCGACCGCCTCGTGCGGAACGCCCGCGAGAAGCGCCCCGACGCGCGCATCGAAGGCGTGACCGTGCAGAGGATGTTCGAGCGCGGCGACGGCGTGGAGATGATTTTAGGTCTCAAGCGTGACCCCGTCTTCGGGTCGGTGATCCTGGCCGGTCTCGGCGGCGTGAGCGCCGAACTCTTCGCGGACCGCGCCCTCGGCTTCCCCCCGCTCACGGAGCGCCTCGCCCGGCGCATGCTGGAGAAGCTGAAGGCGTGGCCCCTTCTGAACGGGTACCGCGGCCGGCCGAAGGCGAACACGGATCGCCTGATCGAGGTGATGCTTCGGCTTTCCTATCTCGCCGCCGATTTCCCCGAGATCTCCGAGCTGGACGTGAACCCCCTTCTGGTGACGCCGGAGGACGCCGTCGCGCTGGACGCGCGTGTGATCCTCGGCGCCGCCGCCGCTCCGCCCGACCGGGAGTACCGCCATCTGGCGCTCCGTCCTTATCCGGAGGAGTACGTGCGGACCGCGCGCCTTCCCGAGGGCGCCGAGACGACCCTGCGCCCGATCAAGCCGGAGGACGAGCCCCTCTGGATGGAGATGCTGGGAAGCTGCTCGCAGGAATCGATCTACGCCCGTTTCCGCTACGCCTTTCATTGGAAGAGCCACGACGTGGCGGTTCGTTACTGCTTCATCGATTACGCGCGGGAGGTCGCCATCGTGGCGGAGATGGAGGAGGAGGGGGGGCGCCGCCTGGCGGGGGTGGGGCGGCTCATCGCCGACCCGGACGGCGAGACGGTGGAGTACGCGATTCTCGTCACCGACGCCTGGCAGAACCGCGGTCTCGGCGCGCTTCTCACCGATCATTGCCTGGAGATCGCCCGAAGCTGGGGAATGCGCCGCATGGTGGCGCAGACCACGTCCGACAACGACCGGATGATCGCTCTTTTCCGTAAACGCGGTTTCGCCGTACGCGTCGATCCGGAGAGTTCGCTCGTGGAAGTCTCTCTCGATCTGGGCTGA
- a CDS encoding peptidylprolyl isomerase, with translation MSEAKTGDLVRVHYTGKLEDGTVFDSSEGGEPLEFTLGEGRIIPGVEEAVIGMRAGDAKTVHVTPEKGYGPHVEELLFRVSKDRLPRGMDPEVGQRYELTQEGGAKALVTVTEVDGEDVVLDGNHPLAGKTMVFDLEMVSIG, from the coding sequence TTGTCCGAGGCGAAAACAGGAGATCTCGTTCGCGTGCACTACACCGGGAAGCTGGAAGACGGCACGGTATTCGACAGTTCCGAGGGGGGAGAGCCCCTCGAGTTCACTCTCGGCGAGGGGCGGATCATCCCCGGCGTCGAGGAGGCGGTGATCGGCATGCGGGCGGGGGACGCCAAGACGGTTCATGTCACCCCCGAGAAGGGCTACGGCCCCCATGTCGAAGAGCTGCTCTTCCGGGTTTCCAAGGATCGGCTCCCCCGGGGGATGGATCCCGAGGTGGGACAGCGGTACGAACTGACCCAAGAGGGAGGCGCGAAGGCGCTGGTCACCGTCACCGAGGTCGACGGCGAGGATGTCGTTTTAGACGGAAACCATCCTTTGGCGGGGAAGACCATGGTCTTCGATCTGGAGATGGTGTCGATCGGCTGA
- the add gene encoding adenosine deaminase — protein sequence MNRFERIPKAELHVHLEGAIPLDTFWELIEERGGDPSVPDRDSLRERFRYRDFPHFLETWTWKNGFLRDHAAFERIAEAVARNLHSQNILYAELHFSPSDFHRFGLETGRIAEAVRAGLNRAPETETALILDLVRDGGPERALHRVAEAAELKDLGVIGIGLGGTEAEHPPEPFAPAFEEARRRGLRTTVHAGEGAGPESVRGALEALRPDRIGHAARAAEDPGVLDLLALRRVPVEACPGSNLRTGVIPRLAAHPIRLFLDRGVPVSVNTDDPALFGNSLAGEFAALEEEPGFPLDRIHSLILKGIRSSWLPRERKREMETRFRADPAWSA from the coding sequence GTGAACCGCTTCGAGCGAATCCCCAAGGCGGAGCTGCACGTCCACCTCGAGGGAGCGATTCCCCTCGACACGTTCTGGGAACTGATCGAAGAGCGGGGGGGCGATCCTTCCGTTCCGGACCGCGACTCCCTCCGAGAACGCTTCCGTTACCGCGATTTCCCCCACTTCCTGGAAACCTGGACCTGGAAAAACGGGTTTCTGCGGGACCACGCCGCCTTCGAGAGGATCGCCGAGGCGGTGGCGCGAAATCTTCACTCACAAAACATTCTTTACGCCGAGCTTCACTTCTCCCCTTCCGATTTTCACCGCTTCGGCCTCGAGACGGGCCGGATCGCCGAGGCGGTGCGCGCCGGCCTGAACCGGGCGCCCGAGACGGAGACGGCGCTCATCCTCGACCTGGTGAGGGACGGCGGGCCGGAGCGGGCTCTTCACCGCGTCGCGGAGGCGGCGGAGCTGAAGGACCTCGGCGTGATCGGCATCGGCCTGGGCGGCACCGAGGCGGAGCACCCGCCGGAACCCTTCGCGCCCGCCTTCGAGGAGGCGCGCCGCCGCGGCCTACGGACCACCGTTCACGCCGGCGAAGGGGCCGGGCCGGAGAGCGTCCGCGGCGCGCTGGAGGCGCTCCGTCCCGACCGGATCGGACACGCCGCCCGCGCCGCCGAGGACCCCGGCGTGCTCGATCTTCTGGCGCTGCGGAGGGTGCCGGTGGAGGCATGCCCCGGCTCCAATTTGCGGACCGGCGTGATCCCGCGCCTCGCGGCGCACCCGATTCGATTGTTCCTCGATCGCGGCGTTCCCGTCTCCGTCAACACCGACGACCCGGCCCTCTTCGGCAACAGCCTCGCCGGCGAGTTCGCCGCCCTCGAGGAGGAACCGGGCTTCCCCCTCGACCGGATCCATTCCTTGATCCTTAAAGGAATACGTTCCTCCTGGCTTCCCCGGGAACGAAAGAGAGAGATGGAAACGCGCTTCCGGGCCGATCCGGCCTGGTCCGCCTGA
- a CDS encoding nitroreductase family protein, whose product MIEPAPNPRRAEAEVDPQFTDRWSPRSFRPDPIPEEAVRSLFEAARWAPSSMNEQPWLFLYAVSDEERARFLEPLVEGNRIWAKRAPLLLYVLVRRAFEKNGKPNRTAPFDAGSAWMSLALQARKMGLYAHGMAGFDRQKAHEALGAPEEEYEVIAAVAVGRKGDPAALPENLAKRESPSGRKPLAEVARRGGLDGQGIGG is encoded by the coding sequence ATGATCGAACCCGCGCCCAATCCCCGCCGCGCCGAGGCGGAGGTGGATCCGCAGTTCACCGACCGCTGGTCCCCCCGTTCCTTCCGCCCCGATCCGATTCCGGAGGAGGCTGTCCGTTCCCTCTTCGAGGCGGCCCGCTGGGCCCCTTCATCCATGAACGAGCAACCCTGGCTCTTTCTCTACGCGGTTTCCGACGAGGAGCGCGCCCGCTTCCTGGAGCCTCTCGTCGAGGGGAACCGGATCTGGGCGAAACGCGCCCCTCTCCTTCTCTACGTGCTCGTGCGGCGCGCCTTCGAGAAGAACGGCAAACCGAACCGGACCGCCCCCTTCGACGCCGGATCCGCGTGGATGAGCCTCGCCCTGCAGGCGAGAAAAATGGGCCTCTACGCGCACGGCATGGCCGGATTCGACCGGCAGAAAGCCCATGAGGCGCTCGGCGCGCCGGAGGAGGAATACGAGGTGATCGCCGCCGTCGCCGTCGGGCGAAAGGGCGATCCCGCGGCGCTCCCGGAGAACCTGGCGAAGCGGGAGTCGCCGAGCGGCCGGAAGCCTCTCGCCGAGGTGGCGCGGCGCGGCGGACTCGACGGACAGGGGATCGGGGGGTGA